A portion of the Cryptomeria japonica chromosome 5, Sugi_1.0, whole genome shotgun sequence genome contains these proteins:
- the LOC131875678 gene encoding uncharacterized protein LOC131875678, which produces MAETHSRLEVLCVGGVFETGVREFFRGLEFSHYFHFHFLSSAQFDRHTLRPSDLQENCKMSKAPWSCLHSSAERVWKQKANRGLVIYKDNERTRVIIRAKN; this is translated from the exons ATGGCTGAGACACATAGCAGATTGGAGGTATTATGCGTGGGAGGAGTTTTCGAGACAGGTGTGAGAGAATTTTTTCGGGGACTGGAATTTTCCCActacttccatttccatttcctttcATCAGCCCAATTCGACAGGCATACGCTTCGACCTTCCGACCTCCAAGAAAATTGCAA AATGAGCAAGGCCCCATGGTCATGCCTCCACAGCAGTGCAGAAAGAGTATGGAAACAGAAAGCGAACAGAGGGCTTGTAATATACAAAGATAACGAG AGAACAAGAGTTATCATAAGAGCCAAGAACTAA